The following proteins are co-located in the Tetrapisispora phaffii CBS 4417 chromosome 4, complete genome genome:
- the TPHA0D00720 gene encoding uncharacterized protein: protein MKLNRAILQIISTINISLLVSGLNVTQPSQPIPPIPPAANRHKFAIETINDLVLISQTSLSCNPLFGTFGPAMSVMQAASCTYNAIACGMNLSAKILEGWDILEDDTAIKSYVMTLMNQHTMDNSKTGEEALYLQDLNDITKFIHSESNKLQKIHNNYDNIDNVSHLDEELKEQYKLIGTILLNPLDMHTDIYFKDITTENFGNTRIGCVNFLYGKNSIFTNTNFQMETCFSKHGINEIATHFKERGIVKGSVAVYKAMSELGITKTIRAPKELYTAFAKAFIGHYKEGVQKINNLIDKINDTEWDGGKLEFQLEDKGHFLMSLEVSKSQ, encoded by the coding sequence atgaaattaaatagaGCTatacttcaaataattagtactattaatatatcaCTTTTGGTGTCAGGGTTAAATGTTACACAACCATCACAACCAATACCACCAATACCACCAGCTGCCAATCGTCATAAATTTGCAATTGAAACTATCAACGATTTAGTATTGATATCCCAAACATCATTATCATGTAATCCATTATTTGGCACTTTTGGCCCTGCTATGAGTGTAATGCAAGCAGCATCCTGTACTTATAATGCTATTGCCTGCGGTATGAATTTAAGtgcaaaaatattagaagGCTGGGATATACTTGAAGATGACACTGCTATTAAATCTTATGTGATGACGCTAATGAACCAACATACAATGGACAATTCAAAGACCGGAGAAGAGGCGCTATACTTACaagatttaaatgatatcactaaatttattcataGTGAATCTAATAAACTACAAAAGATTCATAACAATTACGACAACATTGATAATGTCAGTCACCTTGATGAAGAGTTAAAAGAACAATACAAATTAATTGGTACCATTTTATTGAATCCTCTAGATATGCACACAGATATTTACTTTAAAGATATCACCACTGAAAATTTTGGAAACACTAGAATTGGATGTGTAAACTTTCTTTATGGTAAGAATTCTATTTTCACAAACacaaattttcaaatggaAACTTGTTTCTCCAAACATGGCATCAATGAAATAGCAACTCATTTCAAGGAAAGAGGTATCGTTAAAGGTTCCGTTGCTGTTTATAAGGCAATGTCAGAATTAGGAATTACAAAAACTATTCGAGCCCCTAAAGAATTATATACAGCATTTGCTAAAGCATTCATCGGCCATTATAAAGAAGGtgttcaaaaaattaataatctCATTgacaaaattaatgatacAGAATGGGATGGTGGCAAATTAGAATTTCAATTAGAAGACAAAGGACATTTCTTGATGTCTTTAGAGGTAAGTAAAAGCCAATAA
- the YPI1 gene encoding type 1 protein phosphatase-activating protein YPI1 (similar to Saccharomyces cerevisiae YPI1 (YFR003C); ancestral locus Anc_8.95): protein MSRNLQQSQQLTEESRTLQTQNRSNIIKLRAPKKEKSKSNEQGVRWKSDVIDNENMNKKKTKICCIFHPNVENEEDLEDDYCTEHSHDEPHEESSSSSSESENEKDLDFDERRRRRIERRHRKLKENSTVSPNAYEIQPDYTEYRKRMQNKNKLKNIIF, encoded by the coding sequence ATGAGCAGAAACTTGCAACAAAGTCAACAGCTTACGGAGGAGTCACGTACACTACAAACTCAAAATAGAAGCAATATCATTAAGTTACGAGCACCAAAGAAGGAGAAATCTAAATCGAATGAACAAGGTGTTAGATGGAAGTCTGATGTgattgataatgaaaatatgaataaaaaaaagacTAAAATTTGTTGCATATTCCACCCTAATGTAGAAAATGAGGAGGACCTTGAGGATGATTATTGTACTGAGCACAGTCATGATGAACCTCACGAAGAAAgttcatcttcatcatctgaatctgaaaatgaaaaagattTAGATTTTGATGAAAGAAGGAGAAGAAGAATAGAAAGACGCCATCGtaaattaaaggaaaatTCTACTGTCTCACCAAATGCATATGAAATTCAACCTGATTATACTGAGTATAGAAAACGAAtgcaaaataaaaataaactaaaaaatattattttttag
- the TPHA0D00740 gene encoding uncharacterized protein (similar to Saccharomyces cerevisiae NIC96 (YFR002W); ancestral locus Anc_8.94): MENSLDMCAVSSANASVNKKNSASNSLKMINDLLENSKTLPTTVSDLGSIQLSINELKKRTSELRAQNKDTDIDLTKAHYLLAGSGLAIEDVDNTLESLHKYQMMESHAPGMQAEGEIDHYLKLKKDQIVSMSIDKLLSTSSKDFDIFLDNNLKLDWKSLEHDVGQRFGLYVKNMNTIDNTNSSKHVMDMPKWSSEKSSLLNDSTTLLNVNENYLLRNKFERYAKIIHSFNNCRQQQNHFSLVNEVISMIENFGDSTNRQLLECWKILQAIQEKESIVISSRRYVEKQFLAYVDELYKKNLNEGLPTGINKVKSFIDSKLRGKDNKWLIENLTIVNGIPIWALIFYLLRAGLHQEALEVAINNHSSFNKVEKTFLIYFKAFITAKSAQLPVELTTKLHIEYNQHIKSALGGDPFRMAVYKIIGRCDLSSKNISSIALNIEDWLWFHLMLVKEDVSDNDPVYEKYKLIDLQNIILSYGISHFSEYYLQVLLLSGLYEFAVEHACTISKIDGVHIAIGLANCHLLKTTTSHSDKNNSLLVSSGTGNSINFVRLLSTYTTSFRKSDPRIAAEYLLLVGIVNDESEMKLCHEAIRELVLETKEFTILLGRINADGTRIPGVIEERKNLLNLNEMHDYLNKISEQAAYKADEDGRTQDSLMLYQLAENYDIVISIVNDLLGDLLSESNMSKPLTNIYSNNPNDPIYIAETLIHIYMNNLDISKKIQTKNKITNITLLKISEARKTFAAGQWQNTLNLIEEIDLIPLSNTAEIRRSAQEVMNIDKNILKIIPNLLIMIMTCVYNISENLRQSAYQSAIKAQQHEALKNIAKNCSMYAGMIKYKMPKEVYSQLTKLEITLQ, from the coding sequence atggaaaattCGCTGGATATGTGTGCAGTTTCTTCTGCAAACGCCAGTgttaataagaaaaattcTGCATCGAATTCATTGAAGATGATTAATGATTTACtagaaaattcaaaaacattaCCGACAACCGTTTCTGACTTGGGTTCGATTCAATTGAGCATAAACGAACTAAAAAAGCGTACATCGGAATTAAGAGCACAGAACAAAGACACAGACATCGATTTAACTAAAGCTCATTACCTGCTTGCTGGCAGTGGTTTAGCAATTGAAGATGTTGATAATACTTTAGAATCTCTTCataaatatcaaatgatGGAATCGCATGCTCCGGGAATGCAAGCAGAAGGAGAAATTGATCATTATCTTAAGCTAAAGAAAGACCAAATTGTTTCTATGTCaatagataaattattatccaCATCGTCCAAGGATTTTGACATATTCcttgataataatttgaagCTTGATTGGAAGAGTCTTGAGCATGATGTGGGTCAAAGATTTGGATTATACgtaaaaaatatgaatacaATTGACAATactaattcttcaaaacaCGTTATGGATATGCCAAAATGGAGTTCAGAAAAATCTTCTCTACTTAATGATTCAACTACCCTCTTAAATGTAAATGAAAACTAtttattaagaaataaatttgaaagatatgcaaaaataattcattcGTTTAATAACTGTAGACAACAGCAAAATCATTTCTCACTAGTAAATGAAGTTATATCAATGATAGAAAATTTTGGAGATAGTACAAATCGACAGCTATTAGAATGCTGGAAAATTTTACAAGCTATTCAAGAAAAGGAAAGTATTGTTATATCTAGTAGAAGATATGTGGAGAAACAATTTTTAGCTTACGTTGATGAACTTTACAAAAAGAACCTGAATGAAGGCCTACCTACTGGTATCAACAAAGTTAAATCTTTCATAGATAGTAAGTTAAGAGgtaaagataataaatgGTTGATAGAGAATTTAACTATTGTCAATGGCATTCCAATTTGGGCATTAATATTCTACTTGTTAAGAGCTGGCTTACATCAAGAGGCCTTAGAAGTTGCCATTAATAACCATTCAAGTTTTAACAAAGTTGAAAAAAcgtttttaatttatttcaaagCTTTCATAACCGCAAAAAGTGCTCAATTACCAGTTGAACTAACAACTAAGCTTCACATTGAATATAATCAACACATAAAAAGTGCACTCGGCGGAGATCCTTTTAGAATGGCagtttataaaataattggTAGATGTGatttatcttcaaaaaatatttcatctaTTGCATTAAATATAGAAGATTGGCTCTGGTTCCATTTAATGTTGGTTAAAGAAGATGTATCAGATAATGACCCAGTGTACGAAAAATATAAGTTAATTGATttgcaaaatataatattatcatatgGCATTTCACATTTCTCGGAATATTACCTGCaggttttattattgagTGGTTTATATGAATTTGCAGTTGAACATGCATGCACAATCAGTAAAATTGATGGTGTTCATATCGCTATTGGATTGGCGAATTGTCATCTGTTAAAAACAACTACCTCTCATAGTGATAAAAACAATAGCTTACTAGTATCAAGTGGTACTGggaattcaataaattttgtGAGGCTATTATCGACATATACAACTTCTTTTAGAAAGTCAGATCCAAGAATTGCTGcagaatatttattactaGTCGGTATTGTAAATGATGAGAGCGAGATGAAACTCTGCCATGAAGCGATAAGAGAATTGGTATTAGAAACAAAGGAGTTTACCATCCTCTTAGGTAGAATCAATGCAGACGGTACTAGAATCCCGGGTgttattgaagaaagaaagaactTATTGAATCTAAATGAGATGCATGactatttaaataaaatttcgGAACAAGCAGCATATAAAGCGGATGAAGATGGAAGGACTCAAGATAGTTTGATGTTATACCAATTAGCGGAAAACTATGATATCGTTATCAGTATTGTAAATGATTTGTTGGGAGATCTCTTGAGTGAATCTAATATGTCAAAACCACttacaaatatttactCCAATAATCCAAATGATCCAATTTATATTGCAGAAACTttaattcatatttatatgaataatttagatatatcaaagaaaattcaaactaaaaataaaataaccAACATAACActgttaaaaatttcagaaGCAAGGAAAACATTTGCTGCCGGTCAATGGCAGAATACcttaaatttgattgaaGAGATAGATTTAATTCCATTATCTAATACTGCCgaaattagaagaagtGCTCAAGAAGTCATGAATATtgacaaaaatattttgaagataattCCAAACCTGCTAATAATGATTATGACTTGTGTTTATAACATATCGGAAAATTTAAGACAGAGTGCTTATCAGTCAGCTATTAAAGCACAACAGCATGAAGCTTTAAAAAACATTGCTAAAAATTGTAGCATGTACGCTGGTATgataaaatacaaaatgCCAAAGGAAGTATATTCTCAATTAACGAAACTAGAAATTACTCTACAATAA
- the HAT1 gene encoding histone acetyltransferase catalytic subunit HAT1 (similar to Saccharomyces cerevisiae HAT1 (YPL001W); ancestral locus Anc_8.90), with translation MSINDFKPEVWTSSSNGALKVSLVTENAVTFSPQFTYPIYGDSEQIFGYKDLTIHLVFDAITLKPFVNVKYSQKLDEDADDIEAKLLEFLPKDDIIIKDEAKWISAFEKERIEYALPPDKFKISEYKIENDEYVVYKVPLGNEQTKKMHLRIQILSLLYIEAASYIEADDPNWEIVWSFNKNTKECAGYVTTYRYWKYKGGKNFDENDNLKYRGKISQFLVLPPYQGKGHGSKIYSAIYNNWLTDSTIAELTVEDPNESFDDLRDRCDLTTLYESGVFESIPEAFPIDETWIDETQQKFKVEKRQFNRLVEMMMLKTEHKSYGLQVKKRLYIKNYDALVDMEDQEKKDALEKSFLMLDEDYKRILSACNLVKRKNNNTVQNDNGAKKLKL, from the coding sequence ATGtcaattaatgattttaaaccTGAGGTATGGACATCTTCCTCCAATGGTGCTTTAAAAGTATCGCTAGTCACTGAAAATGCAGTGACTTTCTCACCGCAATTCACTTATCCAATATATGGTGATTCTGAACAAATATTTGGTTATAAAGATTTAACAATCCATTTAGTTTTTGATGCAATAACATTGAAACCATTTGTTAATGTTAAATATTCTCAAAAGTTAGATGAAGATGCAGATGATATAGAAGCCAAGTTATTGGAGTTTTTACCAAAAGATGACattataattaaagatGAGGCAAAGTGGATTAGTGCTTTCGAAAAAGAGAGAATCGAATATGCTCTGCCACCAGATAAGTTTAAGATTagtgaatataaaattgaaaatgatgaatatGTTGTGTACAAAGTTCCTCTTGGAAATgaacaaacaaaaaagatGCATCTCCgtattcaaatattatcattgcTATATATCGAAGCTGCCTCATACATAGAAGCAGATGATCCTAATTGGGAAATTGTTTGGtcattcaataaaaatacgAAAGAATGTGCAGGTTATGTAACTACTTACAGATATTGGAAATATAAAGGAGGCAAgaattttgatgaaaacGATAACTTAAAATACAGAGGCAAGATCTCAcaatttttagttttacCACCTTATCAAGGCAAAGGTCACggttcaaaaatatattctgcAATTTACAACAATTGGTTAACTGATAGCACCATAGCAGAACTTACCGTTGAAGATCCAAACGAAAGTTTTGATGATTTGAGAGATCGTTGCGATTTAACTACGTTGTATGAATCAGGAGTATTTGAATCAATTCCAGAAGCATTTCCAATTGATGAAACTTGGATAGACGAAACGcaacaaaaatttaagGTAGAGAAAAGACAATTTAATCGTTTAGTTGAGATGATGATGCTGAAAACAGAACATAAAAGCTATGGATTACAAGTTAAAAAGagattatatataaaaaattatgatgCGCTAGTGGATATGGAAGAtcaagaaaagaaagatgcTCTagaaaaatcatttttaatgctTGATGAAGATTATAAACGTATTTTATCAGCGTGTAACCTagtaaaaagaaagaataaCAATACTGTTCAAAACGACAATGGAGCtaagaaattgaaattataa